The following proteins are co-located in the Pyrococcus abyssi GE5 genome:
- the speD gene encoding adenosylmethionine decarboxylase, translating to MDTIGHHYIVEAAGCDPKVIGDADKIREIFLEAAKRGNMEVKASYFFKFSPMGVSGVVIVAESHISVHTWPEKGYAALDVYTCGEKADPEKAVDYILEQFKAQYAHVSEIKRGIEEDDETFTHTILTWEEKLDRRNGKL from the coding sequence ATGGACACCATAGGGCACCACTACATTGTTGAGGCCGCAGGTTGCGATCCTAAGGTCATTGGAGACGCCGATAAGATAAGAGAGATATTCTTGGAGGCCGCAAAGAGAGGAAACATGGAAGTTAAGGCGAGCTACTTCTTCAAGTTCTCACCCATGGGAGTAAGCGGCGTTGTGATAGTTGCAGAGAGTCACATTTCCGTTCACACCTGGCCAGAAAAGGGTTACGCCGCTTTGGATGTTTACACCTGTGGTGAGAAGGCAGACCCCGAGAAGGCCGTTGACTACATACTCGAGCAGTTCAAGGCTCAGTACGCTCACGTTTCAGAGATTAAGAGGGGAATAGAGGAAGATGACGAAACTTTCACCCACACAATCCTAACGTGGGAGGAGAAGCTTGACAGGAGGAACGGTAAGCTCTAA
- the gcvPB gene encoding aminomethyl-transferring glycine dehydrogenase subunit GcvPB, which produces MYRQAKWDEPLIFELSRPGRVGYTLPKPIEDVDVEIPEKLKRKSPLNLPEVSEPEVVKHYTRLSEMNYGVDSGIYPLGSCTMKYNPKINEELAGHPKVAYIHPYQDERTVQGALRIMWELEQWLKEITGMDRFTLQPAAGANGEFTGVMIIKAYHLDRGETQRNEMLVPDSAHGTNPASAAMAGFKVIEIPSNENGTVDLEALENAVSERTAGLMLTNPNTLGIFEDEIEEIAKIVHKAGGLLYYDGANLNGILGKVRPGDMGFDIVHLNLHKTFSTPHGGGGPGAGPVGVKEFLKDYLPVPLVSYDEENDRYYLDYDVPKSIGKVKELFGNFAVLVRALTYLKVMGKDGLREVSEVAVLNANYLARKLKGTRGYELPHKELRKHEVVFSAEPMKRETGVRTLDVAKRLLDFGMHAPTIYFPLIVHEALMIEPTETVSKEELDAYVEAMKKISEEAYTNPEVVKSAPHNTAVRRVDDVLASKKPIITWKMYKELKEKGEVDY; this is translated from the coding sequence ATGTACAGGCAGGCTAAGTGGGATGAGCCCTTAATATTTGAGCTTTCTCGTCCTGGAAGGGTTGGTTACACCTTGCCAAAGCCAATTGAAGACGTTGATGTTGAAATTCCTGAGAAGCTTAAGCGCAAGAGCCCCCTGAACTTACCTGAAGTTAGTGAGCCCGAGGTTGTTAAGCACTACACTAGGTTAAGCGAGATGAACTACGGCGTTGACTCGGGAATTTATCCCTTAGGTTCATGTACAATGAAGTACAATCCAAAGATAAACGAGGAATTGGCAGGTCATCCAAAGGTAGCTTATATACACCCGTATCAAGATGAGAGAACGGTTCAGGGTGCACTAAGGATAATGTGGGAGCTTGAGCAGTGGTTAAAGGAGATAACTGGAATGGATCGCTTCACTCTCCAGCCAGCTGCAGGAGCAAACGGTGAGTTTACTGGAGTTATGATAATCAAAGCTTACCACCTCGACAGGGGAGAGACCCAGAGGAATGAGATGCTGGTTCCAGATTCTGCTCACGGAACCAATCCAGCTTCAGCAGCAATGGCGGGGTTCAAGGTCATTGAGATTCCTTCCAACGAGAATGGGACTGTTGACCTTGAAGCTTTGGAGAACGCGGTGAGCGAGAGGACTGCGGGATTAATGCTTACGAATCCAAACACCCTTGGCATCTTCGAGGACGAGATTGAGGAGATAGCGAAGATAGTCCACAAGGCTGGCGGGTTGCTCTACTACGATGGTGCAAACTTGAACGGTATCCTCGGTAAGGTTAGACCTGGAGACATGGGGTTCGATATAGTTCACTTGAACCTCCACAAGACCTTCTCAACTCCCCACGGTGGTGGGGGCCCAGGAGCTGGTCCAGTTGGGGTTAAAGAGTTCCTTAAGGACTACTTACCTGTTCCATTGGTCAGTTACGACGAGGAGAACGATAGGTACTACCTAGACTACGATGTTCCTAAGAGCATAGGAAAGGTTAAGGAGCTCTTCGGAAACTTCGCGGTTCTGGTTAGGGCTCTAACGTACCTTAAGGTTATGGGCAAGGATGGGTTGAGGGAGGTTAGCGAGGTAGCGGTGCTCAACGCTAACTACCTAGCTAGGAAGCTTAAGGGAACTAGGGGTTACGAGTTGCCTCACAAGGAGCTTAGGAAGCACGAAGTTGTGTTCTCAGCAGAACCTATGAAGAGGGAAACCGGCGTAAGAACCTTAGATGTAGCTAAGAGGTTGCTCGACTTCGGGATGCACGCTCCAACGATATACTTCCCGTTGATAGTTCACGAGGCCTTGATGATAGAGCCCACTGAAACCGTTAGTAAGGAAGAGCTAGACGCTTACGTCGAAGCTATGAAGAAGATAAGCGAGGAAGCCTACACCAACCCAGAAGTCGTTAAGAGCGCTCCCCACAACACCGCCGTTAGAAGGGTTGACGATGTTTTAGCTTCGAAGAAGCCAATAATAACATGGAAGATGTATAAGGAGTTAAAGGAGAAGGGGGAGGTTGACTACTAG
- a CDS encoding DUF2334 domain-containing protein, with translation MTGGTVSSKLFLLILVLAIILIPWGTPKLIILVHDVSPVYYPYIENITALIEEYGFQNSTILLIIPNHAGKHPISKDERFVQLIKKLEEEGYKVGIHGYDHIGNEFLCNETIAEAKLRAAREELERAGIKYDKVFVPPRYEISTQALKVLLRNNFTVFLKGKVCYPSGDCERIKEREYTWYAGRLRAKIMLVIAKFEFTHTRGIFVLSIHPKAVNYGGGMDFLREFLKYAKEKEK, from the coding sequence TTGACAGGAGGAACGGTAAGCTCTAAGCTTTTCCTTTTAATTTTGGTTTTGGCTATAATTTTAATTCCCTGGGGCACGCCAAAGTTAATAATCCTTGTCCATGACGTGAGCCCCGTTTATTACCCCTACATTGAGAATATAACTGCCTTGATTGAGGAATACGGTTTTCAAAATTCAACTATTCTCTTAATAATCCCGAACCATGCAGGAAAACACCCAATAAGTAAGGATGAGAGATTCGTGCAGTTAATAAAGAAGCTTGAGGAAGAGGGCTATAAGGTTGGCATTCATGGGTACGACCATATAGGAAACGAATTTCTATGTAATGAGACTATTGCAGAGGCAAAACTTAGAGCTGCGAGAGAGGAACTTGAAAGGGCTGGAATAAAATACGATAAGGTATTCGTCCCTCCAAGGTACGAGATTTCAACTCAGGCTTTGAAAGTTCTCCTCAGGAACAACTTCACGGTTTTCCTTAAAGGTAAAGTTTGCTATCCTTCGGGAGATTGCGAGAGGATAAAGGAGAGGGAGTATACATGGTACGCTGGAAGGTTAAGGGCGAAGATAATGTTAGTCATAGCCAAGTTCGAGTTCACCCACACCAGGGGAATTTTCGTGCTCTCTATCCATCCAAAGGCCGTGAACTACGGTGGAGGAATGGACTTCCTTAGGGAATTTTTAAAATATGCAAAGGAGAAAGAAAAATAA
- a CDS encoding RsmB/NOP family class I SAM-dependent RNA methyltransferase produces MKFLEAFPQELQEYYKRLFGDEAYEIMRKLREPVEHYYIRVNTLKVSREKLIEELRKEGLKPRRSPYLQEALYFVREGPNFSDEYNPDLPTVIANKYAAESVYQGAMLYAPGVLRADKGIKEGDEVQIRDPRGLLVGIGIARMDYKEMIEATRGLAVEVTLPKFKLPSLSELKSFEKGYFYPQSLPSMVATRVLEPKEDELIIDMAAAPGGKTTHIAQLLQNRGEIIAIDKSKNRLKKMEENLRRLGVKNVKLIQMDARNLPDLGLKADKILLDAPCTALGVRPKLWEERTPKHIEATARYQRAFIWAAIKSLRKGGVLVYSTCTLSYEENEGNVKFMLKKGMKLEDQQIFIGSPGIGLDKVQRFYPHKHNTQGFFIAKLRKVRE; encoded by the coding sequence ATGAAGTTCCTTGAAGCCTTTCCCCAGGAACTTCAGGAGTACTATAAAAGGTTGTTTGGCGATGAAGCTTACGAGATAATGAGGAAGCTTAGGGAGCCCGTTGAGCATTACTACATAAGGGTCAATACGTTGAAGGTGAGTAGGGAAAAGCTCATTGAAGAGCTTAGAAAAGAAGGTCTAAAGCCCAGGAGGAGTCCCTACCTACAGGAGGCTTTATATTTCGTAAGAGAGGGGCCTAATTTTTCCGACGAGTATAATCCAGATCTTCCAACTGTCATAGCTAATAAGTATGCCGCCGAGAGCGTTTATCAGGGCGCAATGCTTTATGCTCCTGGGGTTCTAAGGGCTGACAAAGGAATTAAGGAGGGAGATGAAGTTCAGATTCGAGACCCTAGGGGACTTCTCGTTGGAATTGGAATTGCTAGAATGGATTATAAGGAGATGATAGAGGCAACTAGAGGATTGGCAGTGGAGGTAACGCTACCTAAGTTTAAGTTGCCGAGTTTAAGCGAGCTTAAGTCATTTGAAAAGGGCTACTTCTATCCTCAAAGCTTACCCTCAATGGTGGCCACCAGGGTTCTGGAGCCTAAAGAGGATGAACTTATTATAGACATGGCAGCGGCCCCCGGTGGGAAAACTACCCATATCGCTCAGCTTCTACAGAACAGGGGTGAGATAATAGCAATAGATAAGTCAAAGAATAGGTTGAAGAAGATGGAAGAAAACCTGAGGAGATTGGGAGTTAAGAACGTTAAGCTCATTCAGATGGATGCCAGGAATTTGCCTGATTTAGGATTAAAGGCCGATAAAATTTTACTTGACGCTCCCTGCACTGCCTTGGGGGTTAGACCGAAGCTATGGGAGGAGAGGACGCCAAAGCATATAGAGGCAACCGCAAGGTATCAGAGGGCGTTCATATGGGCCGCGATAAAGAGCCTCAGGAAGGGAGGAGTGTTAGTTTATTCAACGTGCACATTAAGTTACGAGGAGAATGAGGGTAACGTGAAGTTCATGCTGAAGAAGGGGATGAAGCTTGAGGATCAGCAGATATTCATTGGCTCTCCTGGGATTGGACTCGATAAAGTTCAGAGGTTCTATCCCCACAAGCACAATACACAGGGCTTCTTCATAGCGAAGCTTAGGAAGGTGAGGGAGTAA